In Hippocampus zosterae strain Florida chromosome 3, ASM2543408v3, whole genome shotgun sequence, a genomic segment contains:
- the kxd1 gene encoding kxDL motif-containing protein 1 — MVEPSASGVFCSRMLSMVNSEDVNAIIQAQRHMLDRFEKTNEMLINFNGLSNVRLQQMNERFLLHTRTLVEMKKDLDSVFRRIRTLKGKIGKQYPEAFSNIHESPIPENDDNDDLDPAPPSGAATITMATSGQSSDFCDSSPDVVSPAASRCSEELSQEAPDTPVSDTGLHRTAGLQDEGPDSVSAE; from the exons ATGGTGGAGCCCAGTGCCTCCGGCGTGTTCTGCAGCCGGATGCTGAGCATGGTCAATTCCGAGGACGTCAACGCCATCATCCAGGCTCAGCGGCACAT GCTGGACCGCTTTGAGAAGACCAACGAAATGCTGATCAACTTCAACGGCCTGTCCAACGTGCGACTGCAGCAGATGAATGAGCGCTTCTTGCTCCACACGCGTACCCTCGTCGAGATGAAGAAAGATTTGGACAGCGTCTTCCGACGGATTAG GACGCTCAAGGGGAAGATTGGCAAGCAGTACCCAGAGGCTTTCAGTA ACATCCATGAGTCACCCATCCCGGAGAACGACGACAATGATGACTTGGACCCGGCGCCACCAAGTGGAGCCGCCACCATCACCATGGCCACCTCAGGCCAGAGCTCAGATTTCTGCGACTCCAGTCCTGACGTTGTTTCGCCCGCTGCCAGCAGATGTTCTGAAGAGCTCTCCCAAGAAGCGCCCGACACACCCGTTTCGGACACCGGACTGCATCGGACGGCTGGACTGCAGGATGAGGGCCCAGACTCTGTTTCGGCTGAGTAG